Genomic window (Maridesulfovibrio ferrireducens):
TATACGTTCTTTAGATGATCTTTCCGGAAAGGAAATTCTTGTTCAGCGTGGCGACATTATGAACGATTACGTTGTGAAAAATTATCCTGACGCTAAGATTGTTCAGGTTCGTTCTCAAATTGAAGCTTTGAAGCTTTTGGCTTCAGGTAAGTATGACGTCGCTTTGCTCGGAAAATTACAAAATCTTTTTTGGGCTAAGAAAGAAAACATTACTAATATCATAACTGTTGGACCTCCTATTGAGCCGGGTGATTACTGTTTTGCTGTACATAAAGGAGATAAAAAACTTCTTGGGCAGCTCAATGAGGGTTTGTCCTTAATCAAAAATTCCGGCAAATATGATGAAATTTATAATAAGTGGTTCGGTGTTTACGAACGTAAATCTGTGTATCGTGAGTATGCTCAATATGCGATATGGATTTTGACTCCTCTTATCGCTTTTCTCGCATTTTTTATTTTGTGGTCTTGGATGCTTCGGCTTCGGGTTAAAGAAAAAACAGCGGAATTAACTCGTGAATTATCTGAACGTCATCAAGCCGAAGAGCAACTTAGAAAAGTTCAAAGTTATTTAACTAATGTTATTAATTCTATGCCATCCATGCTTATCGGTGTTGATCAAAAAGGTATTATTACACAATGGAATACTGAGGCTGAGCGTGTTACGGGATTGTCTCCCAAAGAGGTTGTAGGTCGGTCTTTGGAGTTAGTCATACCTCATCTGCGAGAAGAAGTTGAGTTTATTCCCCATACTATAAACACTCGTCAAGAACATGTTTCGCGTAAGCGGAATTGGAAGGGGAGTAGTGAAATTCATTATGAAGATGTGACTATTTATCCCTTACTTTCTAATGACGTTCAAGGAGCTGTTATCATTATTGATAATGTAACCGAGCGCATTAATATGGAACAGATGTTAATGCAGACGGAGAAAATGATGTCTTTGGGAGGTCTTGCGGCGGGTATGGCGCATGAGATCAACAATCCTTTAGCTGTGATTCTTGGGTCTGTGCAAAATATTAAAAGGCGTATTTTTTCCGAAGTCCTACAGAATGAAGACATTGCAAAGGAATGTGACGTTTCACTTGAGAATGTTCGTAACTATTTAGAAAAAAGAGAAGTTCCAAGAATGCTGGATGCAATTCAGGATTCTTGCAGCCGTGCAGCTCAGATTGTGAGCAACATGCTCAGTTTCAGTCGCAAAAGTGATAAGAACTTTAAACTTCACAGCATAACTGAAATTATGGATAGAACTTTGGAACTAATTTCGAATGATTATGATCTGGCGAAGGAGTACGACTTTCGAAAGATAGAAATTGTCCGTGACTACGCTCCTGATCTTCCGGCTGTTTTTTGCGAAGGTAATGAAATTCAGCAGGTTTTTCTTAATTTATTTAAGAATGGAGCCGAAGCTATGGCTGAAAAGAATTACAATGGCGAATATCCACGTTTTACACTCAGAGTGCAGAGAGCGAATGATATGGCTGTTGTTGAAATTGAAGACAACGGTCCTGGAGTTGATGAGGAAAAATGTAAGAGAATTTTTGAGCCTTTTTTTACATCGAAAGGAGTCGGAAAGGGAACCGGGCTTGGGCTGTCCGTATCTTATTTTATTGTTACTGATCACCACAAAGGGAGTATGGAAGTTACTTCTTTGCCGGGTAGTTGGACGCGTTTTATTATTAAACTGCCTGTCTCCGGTAAAATCGAAGAGCGTGAATCGATGAGATAATTTAGTTTTAGAGTTTAGCAGGGGGGCTTATGCGAGTTGTTATCACGGGCGGAACCGGATTTATAGGCAAAAAGTTAAGTAAAGCTCTGGCAGTTAAAGGATATCAAGTCTTTTCTTTAACAAGATCGACAAGAGTTTCTGATATTTCCGGCGTAAGAAATGTTGTTTGGGATGGAGAGTCTTCATCGGGTTGGGAGGAATTTGCAGAAGGCGCTACTGCAATAGTAAATCTTGCCGGGGAAAACATAGCTTCAGGTCGTTGGAATGAGGCTAAAAAAAATAGAATTTTAAGCAGTAGATTAGCAGCAGGACAGGCTGTAAATGAAGCTGTTGCAAGAGCAAAAGTTCGTCCGAAGGTCGTAATACAAGCCTCGGCTACAGGTTATTACGGTCCAACAGGAGCTGAACCGGTTACTGAGGAGTCCCCGGCCGGCGATTCTTTTTTGGCTGAAGTTGCTAAAAAGTGGGAAGCTTCGACCGCCGGAGTCGAAACGCATGGAGTTAGAAGGGCAATTGTTCGAACAGGTATGGTTTTAGGATATGGCGGAGCTCTGAGTAAAATGATCGTCCCTTTTAAGTTGGGTCTGGGGAGTTATCTCGGGAATGGTCATCAAGGCGTTTCTTGGGTTCATATTGATGATGAAGTCAGGGCAATTATTTATTTGATTGAAAACAAATCTTGTAAGGGTGTTTATAATTTGAGTTCAACGCACCCTGTAACTTCGAATAAGTTTATGGAAACACTTGGGCAGGTTTTAGATAAGCCTGTTTATTTACGGGTGCCTGCATTTATTCTTAAGATTATACTCGGTCAGATGGCAGAAGAAGTGCTGTTAAACGGTCAGTTTGTATTACCTGAAAGACTGATAACAGCCGGATTTAATTTTGAGCATCTGGATCTTAAAGAAGCGTTAAGTCACTTTATTGATTAAAAAATGTCTGAGACTATCATTAATTAATAATACTTTGATAAATTTACATTAGTGTTTCATTTGTAACTTGATTGAAACCTATGTTTGCCGGAAAAGGTGTAGCTGATCTTAAAAAAAGGAGGCTACACTAATGTTTAAGAAATTTATCGTTGCAGGAGCTTTGCTTGCCCTGAATGTCGGGTTTGCATGTGCCGCTGATTTTGAAATTGAGAAATATGAAATAGAAACTCCTCTAAAGTACAATGTTTCGTACAATGGGAAATATGCTGATCGTTTTTCTGAAGGTTTTCCTATCGGGATAGGCTCAGGTATGACTTATGTAGGGATGGCCAAAGATGGTACCAGAATTTTTTATGCAATTGGTGATCGTGGTCCCAATGCGGCCAGTCCTTATGTTTTAGTTGATGGCAAAAAGGTGCCGTCAAAGGTTTTTCCCGCCCCTGATTTTACTCCTTCATACGGAGCAATAGGTCTTAAAGACGGAAAAGTTACTCTTATGAGTCTCATTGAAATTAAAGACATGAACGGCCAAAGAATCTCAGGACGTCCTTTACCTGTAGGCCTTGTTGGTTCTACTGGTGAAATACCGTTGTCCGATACATATAAGATCCTCAGCTATGATAAAGAAGGGTTGGATACCGAAGGGATAGCTATTGACCGTAAAGATGGAAACCTCTGGATTTGTGATGAATATGGTCCGTTTATAGCTAAAATGGATGTGAACACAGGCCGTATAATTAAAAAGTATTCTCCGGGAGACGGACTGCCTGATATTCTCGCAAAACGTCAACCCAACCGAGGAATGGAAGGAATTGCAGTAACTCCTTCGAATAAAGTTCTAGGAGCTATTCAGTCTATTTGCGATGTCGATGGAAAAGTTGCATCAAGTAAAGCTCCTTTTACCCGTCTGGTATTACTTGATCCTGAGACTTGTGAAACAAAGATGTTCGCTTATCCCGTTGATGTTGACGCTTATAAAAAATGTAAGGATGTCAAGATTGGTGATCTTCACGCTGTAAGTGATACGGAATTTTTGATTATCGAACAAGGATCAGGAAAGGACGGCTTGCGTAATATAATTTATTTGATTGATATAAAGGATGCAACTGACCTTACAGATAAGAAAACAGAGAAAGGTGAGGAACTCGAAATGGTTTCAGGTGTTGATGAGTTGAAATCTCTCAGCATAAAAATGGCTGAAAAGAAGAAAATTATAAGTCTCCGTGATTATGGATGGAAACCTGAAAAGGCCGAAGGACTTGCTCTTCTCCCTGACATGAAAACCCTTGCAATCTGTTCTGATAACGATTTTGGATTTGGTTCTGTGACTGTTAAACCTGTAAAAGACAAAGACGGTAAGAATGTTAAAAAGCTAACAAAATACGTTATTGATGATGATAAGATGACTTATGATGGAGCGAGAGTTGAAACGTCATTTGAACTTAAATCAACAGGTGAAAAAGCCGGTTTTTGGATGATTAAATGTAGTGGTTCATACTTGATCTGACAGCCTGCCTTTTTGATGGAGCTGCAATTGTCAGTTTAGTCTAAACTTTGGACCTTTTCATCCCAAAGTGGTTTGGCCTCTATCATAGTTGCGAATGGTGTTCGACCGCAACACATTTTCCCTTGATGAGAACGTTGCGTGTTATATTCATCTATCCAAAGATCCAAATCTTCCTGTAATTGATCAATCGATGAATATATTTTGCGCCTGAACGTCACCTGATAGAATTCATTTAAAATAGTTTTGTGGAAACGTTCGCAGATCCCGTTTGTTTGTGGATGGCGTACTTTTGTTTTTGTGTGCTCAATGCCACAAACGCCAAGAAACAACTGGTAATCATGTGTTTCTAAATTACCGCAATATTCTGTGCCTCTATCAGTGAGAATACGCAAAATCCCCATATCCTGTTCAGCAAAGAAGGGAACAACCTTATCATTCAGCATGTCAGCGGCAGTGATTGGTGTTTTGGTCGTATAGAGTTTTGCTGCTGCCCACTTGGAGTAGGTGTCTACGAAGGTCTGCTGATAGATCCGGCCTACACCCTTTATCGTACCAACATAAAAGGTGTCTTGGCTGCCAAGATAGCCAGGATGGGCTGTTTCGATTTCCCCGTAAGCAATGTCGTCATCCTTTTTTCTTTCCAAAGCTTGAACCTGTGCTTCGGTAAGGACGATTCCTTGTTCTGCTGAAATCTTTTCCAAAGCCTTCAGACGGAGCTTAAAATTATGGAGACCATGTCGCATCCAAATAGATCTAATGCCGGACGGCGAAACAAAGACACCTAATTTTCTTAGCTCGTTACTGGCTCTTGTTTGTCCATGAGCAGGGAAGTCAGTTGCGTAAACAAAGACTGCATCTTCGATAGCCTGATCAACTCTATTTTTCAGGTTTGGCTTGCGGCGGGATTTATCAAAAAGAGCTTCGACTCCACCTTCATCCTTGGCTGATTGATACCGATAAAAAGTATCACGAGAAAAGCCCATCAACTTGCAAGCTCTTGAAACATTTCCAAGCTCTTCAGCCAGATTCAGCAGACCAATCTTGTGTTTTATAATGTTTTGATTGAAACTGGACATGTGGTTCTCCTTGGGCATGGTGCCCTGTTTTGATGGTTCGTTAGTATTTCCATCAAAAAGGAGAACCTCTTTTGTTTCAAGAGGAAATGTCAGATCAAGTCGGAACTAATACAGATTAAACTACCGAAAGCTATTACCAATTATTAAAGTATTCTGATTGCTGTGAGTCGTCCTAAAATAGGTTGAGGTTATAGGTTGTTACTATTCGGCTGTGAGGTTAACCTCACAGCCTTTTTTGTGACAAAATATTAGCCAATCCATTTAGATTTAGCCTGTTTCTTCTTTTTACCTGAGCTTGATTTTCTTTTAATTTTTTCAGAAATGTTTTCTTTGTTTTGCAGTGTTTCGCTTAATAATTTAAGATAATTTTTAAGTCTTCGGATATCAATTCTGTCTTCATCAAGAGCTTTTCTTATTGCACATCCCGGTTCTTTTGTGTGGCTGCAATCTGCAAATCTACATTCTTCAATCAGTTCAACAATTTCTGAGAATGCATTATACACTCCGGCTTCGCAGTCGTGAAGTTGTAATTCTCTTATACCGGGTACATCAATCAACAAAGCACCGGATGGCATGACATGGAGAGAGCGTGTGGTGGTAGTGTGACGTCCTTTGTCATCTGCTAGACGGATTGAGCCTGTTTTGTTTTTTTCGGTTCCGTTGATAGTGTTCAGCAGGGTTGTTTTTCCTACTCCTGAGGAACCTAACAAAATTAGAGATTCACCTTTGCTGAACCATTTTTGTAAGCAGTCAACACTGTCTTTATCTTTAGCATCAACAACCATAATCGGCATAGTTTTGTGCAGCTGTCTTGCTTTGGTTTTAAATTCCTCAGCGTTATCAGCTAAGTCTGCTTTGGTCAGAACCATTACAAATTCAATTCCGGCATCAAGTGCAAGGCATATATATCGTTCAAGGCGGTTAAGGTTAAATTCCGTATTGCAGGAAGAGACAATTAGTAGGGTGTCGATATTCGCTGCAATTGGTTGAAGTTTAACTTCCTGCCCCGGGCTCATTCTTTGAAGAAGGCTGGAGCGTGTCAGTAAACGTAAAGGAACTAATGATTCGCCATCCAATAAAAGCCAGTCTCCGACAGTGGGCTGTTCGTTTAAACTGCCAACACCGGTTTCAGCTATTTGTAAAAGATGTTCATTTTTTCCAGTAGAAACAACTAGATGGCCCTTGTGAGTTTTTATAACTCTGGCAGGCAGGGAATTAGTCTGTTCATCGGCAGAGAGTTGGTCTCGGAAAGAGTCTTTCCAACCAAGTTCAGCTAAAGAATATTCATTTTGATTCAAAGAAACCTCTTACAAAAGACAAAAATGGGGATAATGATTTAGTTTTCAAAATAAAAACTTACGTAACAAATAAACAACAAGCAAGAATCATTTTCAAGGAGTTTTTTAAAGATCGTAGAATATCTTTCTTTCGGTTTTATTTTTTACTGTGTTGTGATATATTTTAAATAGTTGTTATGCGTAGTTTTTGCTGAATAATACACGACATCGGGAGTTGCTATGAGTAGCGAAGTTCGCGACCTGTTGCACAAGTATTTGCCGGATTACAAAAGTACACGTTTCGGCAAAATTTATACTGATACAACTGAATTTATGAATATTGATCATAGTGATGTTATCAAACTTGGTGATCAGCACTTTCTGGTGCTTAAGAATGAAGAAGAACGAAGATTCGGACTGGTAGACCCTAAGTATTGGGTGAAGCGTGGAAAGCATTTAGAATCAGGGCAGCCTCAAATTTTGAAATTAGCGTTTTATGAAAAATTCCCTATGAATATCGGTCCATTTAAAATTGAATGTTATAGAAGTCCACGCAAGGAAGCCAGAATTCTTGAGCTTGTTAAGGGTGATATGCGTTTTATGCAGGGATGTTCGAATGAAGATGAAGTTGGTAATAATGTCAGGGTTTTAGATATAATTCGTGGTAAACGTCTTGATATTGTTGTTCATAATATTCCTGTCGATCATAAGACTTATTTTTATGAATATTTTCCCGATATTTTGGAGAAGTATATCGGATCATGTGAAGCTATTAAGTTTTTGCATGACCATGATGAAAAGCACGGGGATGTGCGGCGTGATCATCTGTGGGTTGAAAGTGGAACAGGGGATTACAGGTGGATTGATTTTGATTACGCTTTTGAATTGTATGAAAATCCTTTCGGCCTTGATGTTTTCGGACTTGGAAGCATCCTTATATATCTTGTAGGTAAAGCTAATTTTACGATGCAAACTCTGCTTGATTTAAAAATTGAACACTCAATTCTCGAAACGCTTAACAGTGGAGACTATTCTGTCGTTATAGGAAACAGAGTTGTTAATGTTCGTAAAATATATAGTTATATTCCGGAATCTTTGAATAATATTTTGATGCATTTTTCATCTTCGAGTACAGTGTTTTATGAGTCGGTAGATGAACTGTTGTTTGATATGCGAAGGTGTTTGAAAGAAATTCGTGGCTTATAGCTTTCGGTTGCCTGTTCAAATTTCGTAGGAGGGTTAAACTGTGAAACTTAATAAGATACTTGTTGCTTTTGATGGTTCCGAAAACTCTTTTAAGGCAGTAGAGTACGTAGTTGATATTGTAAAAAATTGTCCTGTCAGCGTAGTTACAATACTTTATGTTGAACGATTACCTGATAAAGATATTTTCCCGGATGAAAAATCATGGGTTAAACAATGCGAAGAAAATGAAAAAGAGATTAATCAGAAGCTTGCAGAAGCCAAAAAGATTATTCTAAATGCTGGAATTTCGTCTGAAATAGCTTTCGTTGAATACTTTGCAAGTTGTCAATCTCCTTTTCATGAAACAGATATTTGTACTACAGGACGAAGTATAGGGATGGATATTTTAAGAATCAGAGAAGAAGGTCAATATGACACCCTTGTGGTCGGAAGGAGAGGAGTCAGCAAGGCTCAGGAATTTTTATTCGGTTCTGTTTCAACAAAAGTTGTTCAGTCTGCAATTGATTGTACAGTATGGGTCATAAACTGATTATTTTATGGCAGGTGGTGATTTATGTTTAATAAGGGCTTAATTCTTTTAGCGGCATTTATATTTTTAATATGCTCAACCAGCGCTCAGGCTAAACCTAAAGTTTTAGTTATTGAAAGTTATCATGCTGAGTATCAGTGGGATATCAATTATGAAAAGGGACTTGAGTCAATTTTGAAAGATGTTGCTGATATTTATTATTTCAGAATGGATACTAAAAGAATAAAGACTGAGCTGCATGAAGAGAGAGCCGCTCTTGCTTGGCAGGCTTATACAACGTTGATGCCGGATGTTGTTGTTTTAGCTGATGATAACGCTATTAAGTTTTTAGGAAGCAAGTTTATTGAAACAGAAACTCCGGTTGTTTATCTTGGGATTAATAATAATCCACGGAATTACATTCCGCTTAATAAGAATATTACCGGAGTGCTTGAAAGGCCGTTGTATAAGCGCTCAGTTAAATATTTAAAGAAAATATTGCATATCGAACAGGGTAAAATTTTAGTGTTATTGGATACAGGAACAACCTCTAAAGTATTGTGTGATTCTGTATTTGAAGGATGTAAAAGTTTACGTATTGGTGATGTTCAGGTAGATATCGAGCTCGTTGGTTCCTTTAATGATTGGAAAGATATTGTAAATCGATCTGATGAAAAAGGTTATTCCGCTATCATACTCGGCCTGTTTCATACCCTTCATGAACGAGGAAAAAGTGTGAGTAGTCCTGATATTATGGCATGGACTTATGAAAACACTCCAGTTCCTCTTTTTTGTTTTTGGGAAATGGATGTTGGTAAGAATAAAACTATCGGCGGATTAGTTTTAAGTGGAGAGGTTCAAGGTTCAACAGCAGGTGAAATTGTTTTAGATATTTTGAATGGAGTACCCGTTAATAAAATTAAGCCGATTATTCCGACTCAGGGGCTTTTTCTTTTTAGTTCCTCTGAACTTAAAAAATGGAGAATTGTGCTTCCTCGCCAAATCAGGGATAAAGCTACTTTTGTGGAATAAGTATAAATATTTTAGATGATTATATATAACTGGAGAAAGGATGCTTTATAGCTGGATTATTCTTTTTATTTCAATTTTTGCTGAAGTAAGTGGAACTTTGTGTCTGAAATATTCTCATGGTTTCAGCAGGATAATTCCGACCATTTTTGTTTTTATTTTTTATGGTCTTTCTTTTTGGGGGCTTTCAGTTGTATTGAAAAAAATTGAAGTAGGTATTGCATATGCGGTTTGGGCCGGTATCGGAACGGCAGCCGTTGCTCTTATCGGGATTTGCTTTTTAGGCGAACGAGTGTCTGCGATGAAAATAGCATCACTTTTGCTTATTATTGTCGGGGTTGTCGGTTTAAATTTTTCAACTTCAAGTCATTAGATTTAATTTAAAGCTCAAATTGTTTCTGAACATAATCTTTAAGTTCTCTGGCAAAATCTGAGTGGATATGCACTTTCTCGAAATCCGGTTCAGCATTATTCAAATATTGCAGTACGATATTTTCATTTCCATCATCGCTCAATCCTATTCCTGCGAAAAAGAAATCCATATTTTCAAATTTTTCGCTAATTGCAGGCGTTGCAGGATTATTTAGTGGCAGCATAATCTGGATTGAAGGAATTCCGTGAGCGCAGGCGTTATGGAATTGATGTTTAATGTGTGGAAAGAAATCAATTCCGTATTCGAGGACAATTATGGAAGTCCATCCTTCTTTCAAATCTGCTTTGGTATAAATTTGTGAGTGCTGTGTGGTTATTTGTGCAGATTTTGGCGTTTCCGCCTGAGTAATATTAGAGCCGAGATGTTCGTAAATTCGCCGGACCATCATTTCATGTCTAGCTGGAATGTATAATTTTTCTGATTTATCTGTTTTAAGTTCTTTTAAAAAAACTAAATTTCCGATTCTGGCAGGTATGTTGTCATTTGAGTTGTTCCAACAGTGGGATGCCGGGCTTGCTGCAAGAAAAAGAGAGCACTCCTTAAATCCTTCTGCAAGGAGGATACGCTGCGAATGAACATGGTTTGTTACAGCCATGGAGTAGATAGCGTAAATTCCACGTTTGCTCGCCTCATTAATCACAACTCCGGCAAGTTCAGTCACCCCGCGACTTCTGAAACGTCCGTCCATCACCCCGTATGTAAATTCTTCAACTTTAGTCCCGGGTGTATCGGCAACAAGTGCGCAATGACCTATCAATTCACCGCACTCGGCTTCTGCCACTCCCGAAACCATTTCGCCGGATTCAAGCATTTCTTTTACTCGGTCAGGGTAATAAATATGTTCACAGAACATAACTTCTCCATGCGCCCTGAGAACCAGACGTGATATTGCTTCAGCGTCGTTCGGGGTTGCAAGTCGAAGAATGTGCGTGGTATTTATTCTTTTTAATTTAGGACGGCCTTTTTCGGATTTGGCTTCCTCATTGTTTTGGGCACAGTTCTCCATTTTTATACCGGGTAGATATTTGGTCATCAAAAGTTCCCGTTCATCTCCATTTTTGATGGATATTGAAACTCGGTCCATCAGTTTTTTCATAAGAAAGAAACTGAGTCCTGATGTGTCGTCAAATTCATCCATTCTTTCGGGTTTATATTGTGGGAGACGTTCCTGTTCTAATGGGATACCCAATGATTGAAGTTTCGTTCCTAATCCTTGTGCTGTTCTAAAAATATTTATCTCAAGTTTATCTCGAGATGCTCCGTAGCTGAATTCAATTGCATTGTTCACGGCTTCTTCTAATGCAAGGCTTATTCGTTCCGCATCTATCTGCGTAAAGCCTCTTTTAACTGCGCATTCATAAGCCGCGAAACTGGCTATCGGTATATAAGCAGGATCTGCCGGTATGCGTATTGAAACAGAAATATTTTTTTTCATAACTACGGATTCTCCTGCTCATATTTTAGATCGCAAGTGGCTTTTATAGTCAAGTTTAAAACATGGTGTAATCAATACGCTAAAATTTTTAATAAGTAAGTTTGATTTTGATGTTTGCCATTCAATGCACTTGTTAGTTAATTAGATAACTATGCAAGTGGGGTGTATACGCAGATTTTTAAGAAAAAATGGCCGATGGATAAAATATCGTTTAAATGTTGTTTTAGATAAGGAGATATTTATAGATGGATAATAAACTGAATATACTTTTTCTTTGCACCGGGAATTCATGCAGAAGCCAGATGGCTGAAGGGTGGGCGCGTCATCTTAAAAGTGACTTGATTAACGCTTATTCCGCTGGAATAGAGATTCATGGTTTGAATCTGAATGCTGTGAAAGTAATGGCGGAAGCTGGAGTTGATATTTCGGGACATAAATCCCGCCATATCGATGAGTTCAAGGACGTTGCAATTGATTTTGTTGTTACCGTTTGCGGGCATGCGCATGAAACCTGTCCATATTTTCCAGGTAATTGTAAAGTTACGCATGTCGGTTTTGATGATCCTCCGAAGATGGCGAAGGAATTAGCGGATAAAGGCGCATCAGAAGAAGAACAATTCTATTGTTACAGAAAAGTGCGTGATGAAATTAAAGCTTATGTTGAAACGCTTCCTGAGAGTTTGAAGTGAAATTTATCATTATAACCATGAGCGGATTTGGGAGGTGTTTTTAGAAATGACTAAGAAAACCTGTTCAGCAAATGATCGGAAAATGACCAGCATATTTGAGCGCTACCTGA
Coding sequences:
- a CDS encoding multidrug efflux SMR transporter, whose amino-acid sequence is MLYSWIILFISIFAEVSGTLCLKYSHGFSRIIPTIFVFIFYGLSFWGLSVVLKKIEVGIAYAVWAGIGTAAVALIGICFLGERVSAMKIASLLLIIVGVVGLNFSTSSH
- a CDS encoding ABC transporter substrate-binding protein codes for the protein MFNKGLILLAAFIFLICSTSAQAKPKVLVIESYHAEYQWDINYEKGLESILKDVADIYYFRMDTKRIKTELHEERAALAWQAYTTLMPDVVVLADDNAIKFLGSKFIETETPVVYLGINNNPRNYIPLNKNITGVLERPLYKRSVKYLKKILHIEQGKILVLLDTGTTSKVLCDSVFEGCKSLRIGDVQVDIELVGSFNDWKDIVNRSDEKGYSAIILGLFHTLHERGKSVSSPDIMAWTYENTPVPLFCFWEMDVGKNKTIGGLVLSGEVQGSTAGEIVLDILNGVPVNKIKPIIPTQGLFLFSSSELKKWRIVLPRQIRDKATFVE
- a CDS encoding IS481 family transposase, with amino-acid sequence MSSFNQNIIKHKIGLLNLAEELGNVSRACKLMGFSRDTFYRYQSAKDEGGVEALFDKSRRKPNLKNRVDQAIEDAVFVYATDFPAHGQTRASNELRKLGVFVSPSGIRSIWMRHGLHNFKLRLKALEKISAEQGIVLTEAQVQALERKKDDDIAYGEIETAHPGYLGSQDTFYVGTIKGVGRIYQQTFVDTYSKWAAAKLYTTKTPITAADMLNDKVVPFFAEQDMGILRILTDRGTEYCGNLETHDYQLFLGVCGIEHTKTKVRHPQTNGICERFHKTILNEFYQVTFRRKIYSSIDQLQEDLDLWIDEYNTQRSHQGKMCCGRTPFATMIEAKPLWDEKVQSLD
- a CDS encoding transporter substrate-binding domain-containing protein encodes the protein MTSNFHVRDLFIIFTFLLCLFVFPAKVFAAHILVQGDYNYPPYEFLDNGIPSGFNVDIMRAVAAVMGLHIKIDLGSWNEVLSSLKRGEIDALTGMYYSPERAKFVDFSMPHNIVSHAIFVRQGSDIRSLDDLSGKEILVQRGDIMNDYVVKNYPDAKIVQVRSQIEALKLLASGKYDVALLGKLQNLFWAKKENITNIITVGPPIEPGDYCFAVHKGDKKLLGQLNEGLSLIKNSGKYDEIYNKWFGVYERKSVYREYAQYAIWILTPLIAFLAFFILWSWMLRLRVKEKTAELTRELSERHQAEEQLRKVQSYLTNVINSMPSMLIGVDQKGIITQWNTEAERVTGLSPKEVVGRSLELVIPHLREEVEFIPHTINTRQEHVSRKRNWKGSSEIHYEDVTIYPLLSNDVQGAVIIIDNVTERINMEQMLMQTEKMMSLGGLAAGMAHEINNPLAVILGSVQNIKRRIFSEVLQNEDIAKECDVSLENVRNYLEKREVPRMLDAIQDSCSRAAQIVSNMLSFSRKSDKNFKLHSITEIMDRTLELISNDYDLAKEYDFRKIEIVRDYAPDLPAVFCEGNEIQQVFLNLFKNGAEAMAEKNYNGEYPRFTLRVQRANDMAVVEIEDNGPGVDEEKCKRIFEPFFTSKGVGKGTGLGLSVSYFIVTDHHKGSMEVTSLPGSWTRFIIKLPVSGKIEERESMR
- a CDS encoding esterase-like activity of phytase family protein codes for the protein MFKKFIVAGALLALNVGFACAADFEIEKYEIETPLKYNVSYNGKYADRFSEGFPIGIGSGMTYVGMAKDGTRIFYAIGDRGPNAASPYVLVDGKKVPSKVFPAPDFTPSYGAIGLKDGKVTLMSLIEIKDMNGQRISGRPLPVGLVGSTGEIPLSDTYKILSYDKEGLDTEGIAIDRKDGNLWICDEYGPFIAKMDVNTGRIIKKYSPGDGLPDILAKRQPNRGMEGIAVTPSNKVLGAIQSICDVDGKVASSKAPFTRLVLLDPETCETKMFAYPVDVDAYKKCKDVKIGDLHAVSDTEFLIIEQGSGKDGLRNIIYLIDIKDATDLTDKKTEKGEELEMVSGVDELKSLSIKMAEKKKIISLRDYGWKPEKAEGLALLPDMKTLAICSDNDFGFGSVTVKPVKDKDGKNVKKLTKYVIDDDKMTYDGARVETSFELKSTGEKAGFWMIKCSGSYLI
- a CDS encoding universal stress protein, whose amino-acid sequence is MKLNKILVAFDGSENSFKAVEYVVDIVKNCPVSVVTILYVERLPDKDIFPDEKSWVKQCEENEKEINQKLAEAKKIILNAGISSEIAFVEYFASCQSPFHETDICTTGRSIGMDILRIREEGQYDTLVVGRRGVSKAQEFLFGSVSTKVVQSAIDCTVWVIN
- the rsgA gene encoding ribosome small subunit-dependent GTPase A; this translates as MNQNEYSLAELGWKDSFRDQLSADEQTNSLPARVIKTHKGHLVVSTGKNEHLLQIAETGVGSLNEQPTVGDWLLLDGESLVPLRLLTRSSLLQRMSPGQEVKLQPIAANIDTLLIVSSCNTEFNLNRLERYICLALDAGIEFVMVLTKADLADNAEEFKTKARQLHKTMPIMVVDAKDKDSVDCLQKWFSKGESLILLGSSGVGKTTLLNTINGTEKNKTGSIRLADDKGRHTTTTRSLHVMPSGALLIDVPGIRELQLHDCEAGVYNAFSEIVELIEECRFADCSHTKEPGCAIRKALDEDRIDIRRLKNYLKLLSETLQNKENISEKIKRKSSSGKKKKQAKSKWIG
- a CDS encoding TIGR01777 family oxidoreductase, which encodes MRVVITGGTGFIGKKLSKALAVKGYQVFSLTRSTRVSDISGVRNVVWDGESSSGWEEFAEGATAIVNLAGENIASGRWNEAKKNRILSSRLAAGQAVNEAVARAKVRPKVVIQASATGYYGPTGAEPVTEESPAGDSFLAEVAKKWEASTAGVETHGVRRAIVRTGMVLGYGGALSKMIVPFKLGLGSYLGNGHQGVSWVHIDDEVRAIIYLIENKSCKGVYNLSSTHPVTSNKFMETLGQVLDKPVYLRVPAFILKIILGQMAEEVLLNGQFVLPERLITAGFNFEHLDLKEALSHFID
- a CDS encoding serine/threonine protein kinase, translating into MSSEVRDLLHKYLPDYKSTRFGKIYTDTTEFMNIDHSDVIKLGDQHFLVLKNEEERRFGLVDPKYWVKRGKHLESGQPQILKLAFYEKFPMNIGPFKIECYRSPRKEARILELVKGDMRFMQGCSNEDEVGNNVRVLDIIRGKRLDIVVHNIPVDHKTYFYEYFPDILEKYIGSCEAIKFLHDHDEKHGDVRRDHLWVESGTGDYRWIDFDYAFELYENPFGLDVFGLGSILIYLVGKANFTMQTLLDLKIEHSILETLNSGDYSVVIGNRVVNVRKIYSYIPESLNNILMHFSSSSTVFYESVDELLFDMRRCLKEIRGL